In a genomic window of Mycolicibacter heraklionensis:
- a CDS encoding DJ-1/PfpI family protein: MQIAVVLYPGFTALDFIGPYEVLRWLPDAQVRFVWHEPGPITADSGVLVVGATHSFDETPSPDVILIPGGMTTMEHARDEKLLDWVRAAHRTATWTASVCSGSVVLGAAGLLTGKRATSHWMALPALKTFGATAVGDERIVHEGDIVTCAGVSAGIDLGLWLAGQIGGEGRAKAIQLSMEYDPQPPFDSGHTSKASVQTKAAATALMARELAKPAQLKASALLLWDQAIGAVRNRRAQTVRR, from the coding sequence ATGCAGATCGCCGTTGTGCTCTACCCCGGCTTCACCGCGCTGGACTTCATCGGCCCCTACGAGGTGTTGCGCTGGCTCCCGGATGCGCAGGTGCGCTTCGTGTGGCACGAGCCGGGGCCGATCACCGCCGACTCCGGGGTACTGGTGGTCGGGGCAACCCACTCGTTCGACGAGACGCCCTCCCCCGACGTGATTCTGATCCCCGGCGGGATGACGACCATGGAACATGCCCGCGACGAGAAGCTGCTGGACTGGGTCCGGGCCGCCCACCGGACGGCAACATGGACGGCATCGGTGTGCTCGGGCTCGGTCGTGCTGGGCGCCGCCGGGCTGCTCACCGGCAAGCGCGCCACCTCGCACTGGATGGCGCTGCCCGCGCTCAAGACCTTCGGCGCCACCGCGGTCGGCGACGAGCGCATCGTGCACGAGGGAGACATCGTCACCTGTGCGGGGGTGTCGGCCGGTATCGACCTGGGATTGTGGCTGGCCGGCCAGATCGGCGGCGAGGGCCGCGCCAAGGCCATCCAGTTGTCGATGGAATACGACCCGCAGCCGCCGTTCGACTCCGGCCACACCTCGAAGGCCTCGGTGCAGACCAAGGCGGCGGCCACCGCGCTGATGGCCAGGGAGCTGGCGAAGCCGGCCCAATTGAAGGCCAGCGCGCTGCTGCTGTGGGATCAGGCGATCGGCGCCGTTCGGAACCGACGCGCTCAAACGGTCCGCCGCTGA